ACTCAAAAAACCGCAGGTCAGTCGTCCTTCTTCACCGGCTCCAGGATCGCCACGCACTCGACGTGGTGCGTCATCGGGAACAGGTTCAAGGGACCGCCCACCTTCTGGGTGGGATACACGAACGACCAGCACGATCCGGGTATCGGTTCAATCTCCCGCTGACGGACGACTACCTGCTAACGATCAAGGCCCCGCCCATCCCGAGCTCCCCGCCCCGGTCGCACGCCAGCCCCGTGACCTGCAACCTCAAGTTAAAAAGGCTGACTTCCAACACGGCCTGGCAGTCCTGGATCTCACTCCTGCTCACTCCGGGTGGCTGCTGAAGGCCGCTCAAGAACCTGCTTCGCAGACCGGACCCACTGCGACACAGAGATCGCTGGGGAGCGTCTGGGGAGAACCGACTGTGTTACCGGGCACGAGCCTGAAAGACGCCGAAAGAGACATCCCTGCGGATCAGAGGCTAGATTCACGGCAAAACCGCAGGTCAGCCCGACCTTCTGGACAACTTCATGACGTACGTCCGGGGATCGTCGGCCTCGACGATCCCGGGGAGCGAGCCGCCTTCACACAAGGGCGTGGCGTAGCGGGTCGCAGGGACCTCTTGCAACACTTTCCAGGCCATCCATCTCTTGTCTTGCACTCCGCGACCACCGTCGGCCTTGCCAAGGTTACGACGGACGCTCCGGCCTCCCGCATGATCGAGGCAACGAGCCGCTGCCGGCCCGCTCCGCGGCGCTAATCGATCCCTTCCGCTGCGACAGCGAGGGCTTCGCGCAGGGTCGTCTCCAACTCGGTCTCCGCTGACGTGCGTTCACCTCGCGCGTGGTCGCCGCGCCAGGCGTAGTGTTCGACCGCCGCGCGCAGGGCCGCGTTGAACATCGCCGCACGGATCGTCACGCGCAGGTCGGCGGGCGGCAGTCCGGCCCGCTCGGCGAGGGCGCGGGCGAAGGCCGGCTCGGCCTCGTCGTAGGTCTGGAGCCAGACGGCGCGCAGTCCGGGTTCAGTCCGGGTGAGCCGGACCAGGGCGCCGACGGTGGTGCGGTCGGGGCCGCCGGCGATGCCGGGCGCCGCCACGAGCCATCGGCCCACGGCCTCTTCCAGGGACTGCCCGGGCGGCCACTCGCGCAGGAAGGCGGCGATCGTGTCGATGCCTTCGGAGAACAGCGGTGTCACGCAGCTCTCCTTGCTCGGGAAGTAGCGCCACACGGTGCGCGCCGACAGCCCGACGGCCCTGCCGATCTGCTCTCCGGTCGTGGACGTGACGCCCTGGGTGACGAACAGGTCCACCGCGGCCCGGGCGATCTCCCGTCGGATCTCGGTCTTGCGCGCCTCGGTCAGGGGCGGTCGTCCCGTACGGCCATGGGGTGCGGTCATCGGTTCCTCCTGCTCCGTCGTTCGTGCGATCGAGCTCTCGGAGATCTTCCCTCACGTCTTTATGTCACTCAGAGACAATAAGTCGTACGGTGGTGGCACCAGGGGCCGATCGGAGCCCCACACGACGAGGAACAGGAGAACCACGTGGCCGGCACATTCGACGGACGCGGCGTCATTGTCACCGGAGCGGGATCGGGGATAGGCCGCTCCACCGCCCTGGCCTTCGCCGCCGAGGGCGCCCGGGTGCTGATCGCGGACCTCAACGCCGGGGGCGCCGCGTCGACGGTCGAGGCCATCGAGAAGTCGGGTGGCACAGCCGTCGCCGTCACCGGCGACCTGGGCGAGCAGGCCGTCGTGGACCAGGTGACGCGGACCGCGATCGAGCGCTTCGGCAGCGTGGACGTCCTGGTGAACAACGCCGGGATCATGGACGGGATGACAGCGCTGGCGGATGTGACCGACGCGGAGTGGGAGCGTGTCCTCCGAGTCAACCTGACCGCGCCCTTCCTGCTCACCCGCGCCGTGCTGCCGCACATGCTGGCGGCCGGCGAGGGCGCCATCGTCAACACCGCCTCCGAGGCCGGCCTGCGGGGCAGCGCGGCGGGCGCCGCATACACGGCCTCGAAGCACGGCGTGGTGGGACTGACCAAGAACCTCGCGGTGATGTACCGCAAACAGGGCATTCGCGCGAACGCCATCGCCCCGGGCGGCACCGCCACCGGCATCGTCCACAGTGCCGACCCGGCCGCACACGGCCCCTCGGCACTCGGCCCCCACTTCGTCAACCTCGGTCGCCTGGCTCAGCCCGAGGAACAGGCCGCAGCCATCCTGTTCCTCGCCTCGGACGCGGCGAGGAACATCAACGGAGCGATCCTGCCGGTGGACGACGGATGGGCCGCGGTGTGATGGCGACGGGTCTCGCTACCAGCCGGCCTTCACCCCGTTGTAGGCCTTGCGGCAGTCGGCGTTGGTGGCCTCCACGGCGAGCTTCTGTGCGACGTTCTGCCAGACCTTCTTGGCCACCTTCTCCAACTCCCGTGTCGCGGCGGGGATGTTCGGGGCGTACTTCCTGATCGTCCCGATGGCGGAGGTGGTGAACTTGTTGCACACGGGTCCGGCGGCGTTCCGGTAGCGGGTGTCCAGGTCCGTGGCCACCGCCTGGCCGTTCCTGGTGGCCCAGTTGTTCCAGGCAGCGCACGCGTTCTCGGTGAAGGCCCGCTGGTCGGCCTCGCTCAGCTTCCCGACCTCGTCCAGCATGGCGCTCTGGACCTTGTCGGGGACCGTGAAGTCCGCGACGGGGAACTTGTCGAGGGTGGTGAGCAGCGCTTCCTGACACGCGGGCGGCAGCGGAGCCGCCTGCGCGGAGGCGGGGACGGCCAGGGTCGAGGCGGACAGGAGAACCGCGGTGAGGACGGCGCTCCGGACGGTACGGGTACGCGAAAGGGTCATGGGGATGGTGCTCCTTGTGCGAAGAATGTGATGGCCGGGCGACGGATCATCGCCCGGTTGCAGAACGATCTCCGGCTCCCGCAGGTCACGGCGGCCGTCAGGCCGGACGGCCGGTGGCCCGCCGGTCAGTTGGGCCGTACGCGCTGTGCGACCGCGCCGGGAGTGCGTCGCGGGTACGCCGGCGGAAGACCATGAACGCGGCCAGCGCCGCCCCCAGGAGCCAGAGCGACTGGATCGCGAGGCCCTGGGCCACCGGCGCGGTGGAGAAGGCCGCGGACATGCTGGCCTGCACGGCTCCGTACGACGGCAGGAAGCGCACGACGGCGCTGTCCGACCCGGAGCTGGACAGGGGGTTCTGCAGGGCGACGTCGATGATGCTGATCATCAGGATGGCGAACATCCCCTCCACCTCGCGGCGGAGCACCGAGCCGAACACCACTCCGAGCGCGCCGTAGGTCAGGGCCGCGCAGAACAGCGCGGCGGCGAGCATGAGGGGCTGTCGGGGGGACCAGGCGAAGCCGGCGGCGGCCGTGGCGTATGCCGCGACGGCGGCGCAGACCAGGGTGAGCGCGGAGAGTTTGGCGAGGACCAGGTGATGACGCGGGTACCCCGCCATGGCCAGGCGCCGGTCGAAGGCACCGCCCGTGAAGGTGGCGGCGAACATCATGAACCCGGCGATCAGGGTGACCGCGTTCAGCGCGCCGGTGATCTGGGTGAGGTGATTGCCGGGCGGGGTCAGCACCTCGCCCGTGGCCCGCAGCCGGAACGGTGCCGGCCGGTCGGGAATGGTCACGTAGGCCAGGGCGATCCACACCGGGATGTACAGCACCACCAGCAGCATCGCGAACCGGTTGCGGGCGTGACCGATCAGCGCGTACCGGGAGGCCGTGGTGAACAGGGACCAGTGTCGCCTCATGCGGCCGCCTCCGAGTACCGGTCCTGGCGCTGGAGGCGCCCGTCCTCCAGGCGCCACAACTGGTCCAGCCGCTCGGTGTCGTACGCGAGGTGCGAGACGACCAGCACCGAGCGTCCGGCGTCGCGCAGCCTTGTCGCCAGTTCCCAGAAGCGCAGGTACGTCTCCCAGTCGAAGCCCTGGTAGGGCTCGTCGAGCAGCAGCACGTCCGGGTCGTGCATGAGCGCGAGGGTCAGGTTCAGCTTCTGCCGTGAGCCGCCGCTGAGCAGACCCGCGCGCTGGTCGAGGTACTCGGTGAAGGCCAGGGTCTCCATCACTTCCTCGGCTCGCCGCAGGTCCGCCAGTCCGAAGGCGTGCCGGAACAAGTCCAGGTGCTGGCGGACGGTGAAGGAGTCGTCCAGGACCACGGACTGCGGGCAGTAGCCGAACCTGCCGTTGTGGTGCACCGAGCCCCGGTCCGGCCGGAGTTCACCGGCGAGGATCCTCAGCAGCGTCGTCTTGCCGGCGCCGTTCTCGCCGACGATCCCGGCGAGGACCCCGGGCCGCAGTTGGAGGCCGGCGCCCCGGAGAACGGCGTGCTGCCGGTAGGAGTGGTGCACATCTGTGACGTCCATCGCGCTGCTCCGTCGTGCCAGGTCTTCCGGATGGCCACGGAAGCGGTACGCGTCTTCCGATGGGCGGCGGAACCGGGCCGCCCGTGCCCAACGAGCAGGCAGCGCAACGGAAACGGCGCCGGGAGCGGTTCCGTTCCACGGCGTCAACCCGCCGCATACCGCGTCACACGTGCGGCGGCTTCGCCGGCGGAAACAGATTTCGGGGCGCCCGGGGCGGCTAGCGTGGCCACCCCCGGCAGTCCGGTCCACGTGGGATGCCGGAGAAGTCACGCACGCACAGGGAAGATCGGT
The nucleotide sequence above comes from Streptomyces sp. NBC_01716. Encoded proteins:
- a CDS encoding ABC transporter permease, whose protein sequence is MRRHWSLFTTASRYALIGHARNRFAMLLVVLYIPVWIALAYVTIPDRPAPFRLRATGEVLTPPGNHLTQITGALNAVTLIAGFMMFAATFTGGAFDRRLAMAGYPRHHLVLAKLSALTLVCAAVAAYATAAAGFAWSPRQPLMLAAALFCAALTYGALGVVFGSVLRREVEGMFAILMISIIDVALQNPLSSSGSDSAVVRFLPSYGAVQASMSAAFSTAPVAQGLAIQSLWLLGAALAAFMVFRRRTRDALPARSHSAYGPTDRRATGRPA
- a CDS encoding TetR/AcrR family transcriptional regulator, whose protein sequence is MTAPHGRTGRPPLTEARKTEIRREIARAAVDLFVTQGVTSTTGEQIGRAVGLSARTVWRYFPSKESCVTPLFSEGIDTIAAFLREWPPGQSLEEAVGRWLVAAPGIAGGPDRTTVGALVRLTRTEPGLRAVWLQTYDEAEPAFARALAERAGLPPADLRVTIRAAMFNAALRAAVEHYAWRGDHARGERTSAETELETTLREALAVAAEGID
- a CDS encoding ABC transporter ATP-binding protein, which produces MDVTDVHHSYRQHAVLRGAGLQLRPGVLAGIVGENGAGKTTLLRILAGELRPDRGSVHHNGRFGYCPQSVVLDDSFTVRQHLDLFRHAFGLADLRRAEEVMETLAFTEYLDQRAGLLSGGSRQKLNLTLALMHDPDVLLLDEPYQGFDWETYLRFWELATRLRDAGRSVLVVSHLAYDTERLDQLWRLEDGRLQRQDRYSEAAA
- a CDS encoding SDR family NAD(P)-dependent oxidoreductase, coding for MAGTFDGRGVIVTGAGSGIGRSTALAFAAEGARVLIADLNAGGAASTVEAIEKSGGTAVAVTGDLGEQAVVDQVTRTAIERFGSVDVLVNNAGIMDGMTALADVTDAEWERVLRVNLTAPFLLTRAVLPHMLAAGEGAIVNTASEAGLRGSAAGAAYTASKHGVVGLTKNLAVMYRKQGIRANAIAPGGTATGIVHSADPAAHGPSALGPHFVNLGRLAQPEEQAAAILFLASDAARNINGAILPVDDGWAAV